The genomic region TCCCGATGTTGGCGTTGATCTTCACCTTGAAGCCGCGCCCGATGATCATGGGCTCCAACTCCGCGTGGTTGATGTTGGCGGGGATGATGGCGCGCCCCCGTGCCACCTCGGCGCGCACGAAGGACGGGTCCATGCCTTCCCGCACGGCGATGAACGCCATCTCCGGCGTGATCTCGCCCCGGCGCGCGTAGTGCATCTGGGTGACGGGGCCGTTCCCCCGCCGCGTCTCGCGGACGAGGGTCGAGGGGAGTGCCGTGGCGTCGTCCCGCGGCCCGCGGACGACGGTGGCGGAGCGCCCGGTCGAACGCACGTCGCGCGCCCGGATCCACGCTTCGCGCAGGAGCGGCAGGCCTTCGCGCACGTCGCACCCGCCCGGACCGCTGGTGTCGTAGACGCGCAGCGGCGGCTCACCGCCGGAGAGGGCGATCTCCCGCATGGGGATGCGAAGGCCGCCGGGGCCATCCACGAAGACTCGGGTGGAGTTGGGGAAGGCGCCTTCGTACGGAACCGGCGGGGCGAGGGCGGGGCTGGGCCCGAGGGAGGGGGTTGGCACGAGGACAGGGTCCGGCTCGATCATGCGCGGCGTCGTCTCCCCGGCACACCCGCGTCGTCGCCGGACGGGGGACGGTCGACGCCGGGCGGGGACGCTGCCCCGCTCGGGCCGCGCTCCCTACGCCGGTATGAGCCGGATCAGGTTCATGGGGTACGCTCTCAATCCCGACGAATCGGGATGCCCCCGGCGACCGCCGCAAAGATAGGGGTCACCCGTCCGGCGCGCCCGCCGCGGCCAGGGCCTCGACGATCAACTCTCCCATCCGCGCCGTCGACACCGGCGCCGGGCCCCCGTCGGCGTGGAGATC from Candidatus Palauibacter australiensis harbors:
- a CDS encoding phosphomethylpyrimidine synthase ThiC — translated: MIEPDPVLVPTPSLGPSPALAPPVPYEGAFPNSTRVFVDGPGGLRIPMREIALSGGEPPLRVYDTSGPGGCDVREGLPLLREAWIRARDVRSTGRSATVVRGPRDDATALPSTLVRETRRGNGPVTQMHYARRGEITPEMAFIAVREGMDPSFVRAEVARGRAIIPANINHAELEPMIIGRGFKVKINANIG